The genomic interval ATGGCTTGGTAAGCACACCAATATCATCAACAGAAAACTGGGCAGTTTTTTCTTTATCGCCGAACTGATTATTGACCTTGATTTAGAGCCTGATGCACCCACCAAAGACTATTGCGGCACCTGCACGCGCTGCATAGATGCCTGCCCGACCGATGCAATTGTTGAACCTTACGTAGTGGACGGAAGTAAATGTATCTCTTACCTGACCATTGAACTGAAAGACAAAATACCCGATGAGTTTGCCGGCAAAATGGACAATTGGATTTTTGGTTGCGATGTGTGCCAAGATGTGTGCCCGTGGAACCGATTTGCTGCCCCGCACCGCGAACCTGCATTTGAGCCGCACCCACATCTGGAACACATGAAAACCTCTGATTGGCAGGAACTTACCGAAGAACTTTTCAATGAGTTGTTCAAAAAATCTGCCGTTAAACGCACCAAACTGACAGGACTTCAGCGCAACGTGGCCTTTGTTACTGAACAAAAATAGTACTTTTGTTTAAACATTACGGGCTTTTACATGCTTCCGAACCTCATCAAAATCAACAAGTACAAACTA from Rhodoflexus caldus carries:
- the queG gene encoding tRNA epoxyqueuosine(34) reductase QueG, yielding MNLQRIRHTNIIKQKAAELGFDFCGISAATFLEEEAPRLEKWLNRHMHGQMSYMENHFDKRLDPRLLVPGAKSVVSLLYNYYPVKKILHQDDELKISKYAYGTDYHFVIKDKLKSLLEALRQEIGDIDGRVFVDSAPVMDKAWAARSGAGWLGKHTNIINRKLGSFFFIAELIIDLDLEPDAPTKDYCGTCTRCIDACPTDAIVEPYVVDGSKCISYLTIELKDKIPDEFAGKMDNWIFGCDVCQDVCPWNRFAAPHREPAFEPHPHLEHMKTSDWQELTEELFNELFKKSAVKRTKLTGLQRNVAFVTEQK